Proteins encoded by one window of Terriglobales bacterium:
- the guaA gene encoding glutamine-hydrolyzing GMP synthase yields MNPQSIVILDFGSQYTQLIARRIREQRVFSVVLPCTAPLDEIKSYSPVGIILSGGPCSVYDDDAPPADERVLQLGVPVLGICYGLHFITHKLGGKVVPGPKREYGHAQVEVLDPSSSLFRNLPSSLSVWMSHGDEARELPSGFRVVARSSSALAAMENPERRTWAVQFHPEVHHTKLGTDLLRNFVFEICDAEPNWTPQRFIDETVTTIKNTVGEGHAICALSGGVDSSVAAVLVHRAIGDRLTCVFVNNGVLRKDEFNKVQKSLRDRLGLNLVAADAGERFLAKLKGITDPEKKRKIIGNEFIAVFDDEAEKLIRRHQQEKSSNGRASKAEFLVQGTLYPDVIESRSVRGPSQTIKTHHNVGGLPEKMNLKLIEPLKDLFKDEVRRIGRDLGMPEEILQRQPFPGPGLAVRILGEVTPERVKLLQEADDIVVSEIKAAGLYTQIWQSFAVLLPVMSVGVMGDYRTYAYTCAIRAVHSEDGMTADWVPLPYEVLRTISSRIVNEVRGINRVVYDITSKPPGTIEWE; encoded by the coding sequence ATGAATCCCCAATCCATCGTCATCCTCGACTTTGGCTCGCAGTATACCCAGTTGATCGCGCGACGCATCCGCGAACAGCGCGTCTTCTCGGTCGTCCTTCCCTGCACCGCGCCGCTGGATGAAATTAAGAGTTACTCGCCTGTGGGGATCATTCTTTCGGGCGGGCCATGCTCGGTGTATGACGACGACGCTCCTCCGGCCGACGAACGCGTGCTGCAACTCGGTGTTCCTGTTCTGGGAATTTGCTACGGACTGCACTTCATCACGCACAAACTTGGCGGAAAAGTAGTTCCCGGTCCAAAGCGCGAATACGGGCACGCTCAAGTCGAGGTTCTGGATCCATCCTCTTCTCTATTCCGGAATCTTCCGTCGTCGCTCTCCGTTTGGATGTCACATGGCGACGAGGCTCGCGAATTGCCCAGCGGATTCCGTGTGGTGGCCCGGTCATCGAGCGCTCTGGCGGCAATGGAGAATCCTGAGCGAAGAACCTGGGCGGTGCAGTTTCATCCCGAAGTTCATCACACCAAATTGGGAACGGACTTGCTTCGCAATTTTGTTTTCGAGATCTGCGATGCGGAGCCGAACTGGACGCCGCAGCGCTTCATCGACGAGACGGTCACGACGATTAAGAACACGGTTGGCGAGGGACACGCGATCTGCGCCCTTTCCGGGGGCGTGGACTCCTCAGTTGCCGCCGTGCTCGTGCATCGCGCCATTGGTGATCGCCTGACGTGTGTTTTTGTCAACAACGGCGTACTGCGCAAAGATGAGTTCAACAAAGTTCAGAAGAGCCTGCGCGATCGCCTGGGCTTAAACCTGGTCGCTGCCGATGCAGGTGAGCGCTTTCTCGCGAAGCTGAAGGGCATTACCGATCCCGAAAAGAAGCGCAAGATCATCGGCAATGAGTTCATCGCCGTCTTCGATGATGAAGCCGAGAAGCTCATCCGACGCCATCAGCAGGAGAAGAGTTCCAATGGTAGAGCTTCCAAGGCTGAGTTCCTGGTGCAAGGGACGCTTTATCCGGACGTCATCGAATCGCGCTCGGTGCGTGGGCCATCGCAGACGATCAAGACACACCACAACGTGGGTGGTTTGCCGGAGAAGATGAACCTGAAGTTGATCGAGCCGCTGAAGGATCTTTTCAAGGATGAAGTCCGCCGCATCGGCCGCGATCTGGGCATGCCGGAGGAGATTCTGCAGCGCCAGCCGTTCCCTGGACCGGGACTTGCGGTACGCATCCTCGGTGAGGTCACACCTGAGCGCGTGAAGCTGCTTCAGGAAGCTGACGACATCGTGGTTTCAGAAATCAAGGCGGCTGGGCTGTATACGCAAATCTGGCAGTCATTTGCGGTGCTGCTGCCCGTTATGTCGGTCGGCGTGATGGGAGACTATCGCACTTATGCGTACACCTGTGCGATTCGCGCGGTTCACTCCGAAGACGGCATGACCGCCGACTGGGTGCCGCTTCCCTACGAGGTGCTGCGCACAATTTCAAGCCGGATCGTCAATGAGGTTCGCGGAATCAACCGTGTGGTGTACGACATTACTTCTAAGCCTCCTGGCACGATCGAGTGGGAATAG
- a CDS encoding tetratricopeptide repeat protein, with translation MYRSWFALLFAFTAVGSFAQTEIPLINDSSQTMTTPTQLRRIEPPSPTATVKELEERGDILRAEKYYADAIDYYQAAIKKSPSPAQLYNKEGIAELQMLHFNEAKHLFERAIKSNREFPEATNNLGVVYYNMRSYGRAVKYYHRAIGMNNDSASFHSNLGTAYFAQHKYEKASKEYATALSLDPDIFERHSQAGITAQMSSPEERARYSYVIAKMFATRGDVDRCLLYLKKAMEEGYKVSEGFEKDREFANYRKDPRFLSLLNRPPLPLPN, from the coding sequence ATGTATCGTTCCTGGTTCGCGCTACTGTTCGCTTTCACCGCTGTCGGATCGTTTGCTCAAACCGAAATTCCCCTCATTAATGACAGCTCGCAAACCATGACCACGCCGACGCAACTGCGTCGCATCGAGCCGCCATCGCCGACAGCAACCGTGAAGGAGCTCGAAGAACGTGGCGACATCCTGCGCGCCGAAAAGTACTACGCTGACGCGATCGACTATTACCAAGCGGCCATCAAAAAGAGCCCCTCTCCGGCACAGCTCTACAACAAGGAGGGCATCGCCGAGCTGCAGATGCTGCACTTCAACGAAGCCAAGCATCTGTTCGAGCGTGCCATCAAGAGCAATCGTGAGTTTCCTGAGGCGACTAACAATCTAGGCGTCGTGTATTACAACATGCGCAGCTATGGGAGAGCCGTAAAGTACTATCATCGCGCCATCGGCATGAACAACGATTCGGCCAGCTTCCACAGCAATCTTGGAACCGCCTACTTCGCGCAGCACAAATATGAAAAGGCGAGCAAGGAGTACGCCACCGCGCTGTCGCTCGATCCCGATATCTTCGAACGCCATTCGCAAGCCGGCATTACGGCACAGATGTCCTCGCCCGAGGAACGCGCACGTTACTCATACGTAATTGCAAAGATGTTCGCGACGCGCGGAGATGTTGATCGCTGTCTTCTGTACCTGAAGAAAGCGATGGAAGAAGGCTACAAAGTATCGGAAGGATTCGAGAAGGATCGCGAATTTGCCAACTATAGAAAAGATCCGCGCTTCCTCAGTCTGCTAAATCGACCACCACTACCGCTTCCGAACTAG
- a CDS encoding secondary thiamine-phosphate synthase enzyme YjbQ, with the protein MTHQHQVTLSTSGHGRMHDLTGEVAAIVAHSKIKTGIVNIFNVGSTAAVGTIEFEPGLERDLPALLNKLIPPSRNYGHEQTWHDGNGHSHLQATLLGPSLTVPVADGKLVLGTWQQIFHLECDVRSRERTVVITVTGD; encoded by the coding sequence ATGACTCACCAGCATCAAGTCACGCTTTCGACATCAGGTCACGGCCGCATGCACGATCTTACCGGCGAGGTCGCTGCAATCGTCGCGCATTCGAAGATCAAAACCGGAATTGTGAACATCTTTAATGTCGGCAGTACTGCGGCAGTGGGAACAATTGAATTCGAGCCGGGCCTCGAAAGAGATTTGCCGGCCTTGCTGAACAAATTAATTCCGCCGAGTCGCAACTATGGGCATGAACAGACGTGGCACGACGGTAATGGTCATTCTCACTTGCAAGCGACGTTACTCGGTCCATCTCTGACGGTGCCTGTTGCAGACGGCAAGCTGGTGCTCGGAACGTGGCAGCAGATATTTCATCTTGAATGCGATGTGCGGAGCAGGGAACGGACGGTAGTGATCACCGTCACCGGCGACTGA
- a CDS encoding sigma-70 family RNA polymerase sigma factor, whose amino-acid sequence MSAPVTKTVGDTPPVRQTLGEILYADKSKSRVSEDEWLRLVRAVAGGDQSALYSLYQQTHRIVFTLIVRIVMNRETAEEVSLDVFHEVWQRAAGYDPANGSVSGWIMNLARSRAIDRLRFDQRKKRVNTYPHSLGPTTDIVDPQQACLFEEQSRVLRDALEVLTPEERNAIETAFFSELTYEQTAKKLNQPLGTVKTRIRSGLGKLREALKGD is encoded by the coding sequence GTGAGTGCGCCGGTTACCAAGACGGTCGGGGATACTCCACCCGTTAGACAGACGCTCGGCGAGATTCTCTACGCCGATAAGTCTAAGTCTCGGGTATCTGAGGACGAGTGGTTGCGGCTCGTCCGAGCTGTCGCCGGGGGTGATCAGAGTGCTCTCTATTCCCTTTACCAGCAAACGCACCGAATTGTCTTTACGCTGATTGTCCGGATCGTTATGAATCGAGAAACCGCCGAAGAAGTCAGCCTCGACGTCTTCCATGAGGTGTGGCAAAGGGCGGCTGGCTACGATCCCGCGAACGGATCGGTCTCCGGCTGGATCATGAACCTGGCGCGCAGCCGGGCCATTGATCGCCTGCGCTTCGATCAGCGAAAAAAACGAGTGAATACATATCCGCACAGTTTAGGGCCAACAACGGACATTGTGGATCCTCAGCAGGCCTGCTTGTTTGAGGAGCAGAGCCGAGTATTGCGGGATGCGCTCGAGGTTCTGACTCCGGAAGAACGAAACGCGATCGAAACTGCATTTTTCTCTGAATTGACGTATGAACAGACGGCAAAGAAGTTGAATCAGCCTCTCGGAACCGTGAAAACGCGAATTCGTTCCGGACTGGGAAAACTTCGGGAAGCGCTGAAAGGGGATTAA
- a CDS encoding cupin domain-containing protein has protein sequence MKVKPGTHNQEHLDRVFLFALQALPPSELASAEAQISSCEECRQELETLRPVIRSFVGWSTEVLRPTESLWSRLANRIASEAGTQPFAAPPEATVGPEWEEAAPGIQVKILAKNEENHSVSMLVRLDPGTDYPGHTHAGVEELHLLHGVLKVDDRTLYPGDFIHSEAGSVDHRVWSETGCTCFLLTSTEDVLS, from the coding sequence ATGAAAGTAAAACCGGGCACCCACAATCAAGAGCATCTGGATCGCGTGTTCCTGTTTGCCTTGCAGGCGCTCCCTCCAAGCGAGCTGGCTTCAGCGGAAGCTCAAATCTCGTCATGCGAGGAGTGCCGCCAGGAACTCGAGACGCTCCGCCCTGTTATCCGGTCGTTTGTCGGCTGGTCCACCGAGGTGTTGCGCCCAACCGAATCGCTGTGGTCGCGGCTGGCGAACCGAATCGCCAGCGAAGCCGGAACGCAGCCATTCGCGGCTCCGCCCGAGGCGACAGTTGGACCAGAATGGGAAGAAGCTGCGCCCGGTATTCAGGTCAAAATCCTCGCGAAAAACGAGGAGAACCACAGCGTGAGCATGTTGGTACGGCTCGATCCCGGTACTGACTATCCAGGACACACGCATGCCGGCGTCGAAGAACTGCATCTTCTACACGGCGTCTTGAAGGTGGACGATAGAACGTTGTATCCCGGCGATTTCATCCACAGCGAGGCGGGCAGCGTGGACCACCGAGTGTGGAGTGAAACCGGCTGTACCTGTTTTCTGCTGACCTCGACCGAAGACGTCCTTTCCTGA
- a CDS encoding class I SAM-dependent methyltransferase — MGLNEGDKEIVAPDDTAVRVALWRALHLQVDPSPHVFVDEIGLKLVAPDERWRSRPDMSPFTRPFRASILARARFVEDLVEQEAARGLPQYVILGAGIDTFAQRRPELASRLLVFEIDQPGAQAWKRQRLIDLGFGIPSFLRFVPVDFEAGDAWWMRLVASGFDPGRPAVVACTGVSMYLSQDAIAATLRQLAALPPRSKFVMSFLVPIEMMDPEVRPGMERAAEGARISGTPFISFFAPTKMLAMACEAGFRHVQHVSAAELAQRYFAGRTDGLRPPNNSEELLVAGN, encoded by the coding sequence ATGGGACTTAACGAAGGCGATAAGGAAATCGTCGCGCCAGATGACACCGCTGTGCGCGTCGCGTTGTGGCGTGCTCTACACCTTCAGGTCGATCCGTCGCCGCACGTGTTTGTAGACGAAATCGGACTAAAGCTAGTCGCTCCGGATGAAAGATGGCGCAGCCGTCCGGACATGAGTCCCTTCACCCGGCCGTTTCGCGCTTCCATTTTGGCACGCGCTCGTTTCGTCGAAGATCTCGTGGAGCAAGAAGCTGCGCGCGGCCTTCCGCAGTACGTCATTCTCGGAGCGGGGATTGATACGTTTGCACAGCGCCGTCCGGAGTTGGCCTCGCGCTTGCTCGTCTTTGAGATCGATCAACCGGGCGCGCAGGCGTGGAAACGACAGCGGCTCATCGATCTTGGCTTCGGCATACCGTCCTTCTTGCGATTTGTGCCAGTTGACTTCGAAGCAGGCGATGCGTGGTGGATGCGGCTCGTAGCGTCGGGCTTCGATCCCGGACGCCCGGCTGTCGTCGCATGCACCGGTGTGAGCATGTACCTGAGCCAGGACGCGATTGCGGCCACGCTGCGCCAGCTCGCCGCACTGCCGCCACGTTCCAAATTTGTAATGTCGTTCTTAGTGCCGATCGAAATGATGGATCCTGAGGTGCGTCCCGGAATGGAACGAGCAGCAGAAGGGGCTCGAATAAGTGGCACACCGTTCATCAGCTTCTTCGCGCCCACGAAGATGCTGGCGATGGCCTGCGAAGCAGGCTTTCGCCACGTCCAGCACGTATCGGCGGCAGAACTTGCCCAGCGATACTTCGCCGGCAGGACCGATGGCCTTCGTCCTCCAAACAACTCGGAAGAGCTGCTGGTTGCTGGTAACTAA
- a CDS encoding KpsF/GutQ family sugar-phosphate isomerase encodes MPSTGENVIRIEAEALTALANRLAGPMKHDFESAIDLLFRCSARVVVTGMGKSGIIAQKIAATLSSTGTPSLFMHPAEALHGDLGMVASGDVVIALSSSGETEELLKLLAKIKRVGDALISFTCDVKSTLAQASDVALDCSVPREGCNLGLAPTASTTAMLALGDAIAVALSERRGFREEDFAELHPGGKLGKKLMRVSDFMHAGDALPRVSPDTAMHEVIYEMSRKKLGMTTVAQNGKLLGVISDGDLRRLLERRGKDAMDLKAGECMTGTPVTVNPSTFAMTALNLMEQRKITSLVVVEDDSQLLGVVHLHDLWGTESI; translated from the coding sequence ATGCCATCGACCGGCGAAAACGTAATCCGCATTGAAGCGGAGGCTCTCACCGCGCTTGCGAATCGGCTTGCAGGCCCGATGAAGCATGACTTTGAGAGCGCGATCGATCTTCTCTTTCGTTGCTCGGCACGCGTCGTGGTTACCGGAATGGGAAAGAGCGGTATCATCGCCCAGAAGATCGCGGCCACGCTCAGCTCGACCGGTACGCCCTCCTTGTTCATGCATCCGGCGGAAGCATTGCATGGGGACCTCGGAATGGTCGCGAGTGGCGACGTGGTAATCGCGCTCTCCTCCAGCGGCGAAACTGAAGAACTCCTAAAGCTGTTAGCGAAGATCAAGCGCGTGGGAGATGCGCTGATCTCGTTCACGTGCGATGTGAAGTCCACACTGGCTCAAGCTTCCGATGTAGCTCTCGACTGCTCCGTTCCGCGGGAAGGATGCAATCTGGGCCTTGCTCCTACGGCAAGTACAACGGCAATGCTTGCCCTTGGAGATGCGATCGCTGTAGCGCTCTCAGAGAGGCGCGGATTCAGGGAAGAGGATTTTGCTGAGCTGCATCCAGGCGGAAAACTTGGCAAGAAGCTGATGCGTGTTTCAGACTTCATGCATGCGGGCGACGCGCTTCCGCGGGTCTCGCCCGATACGGCAATGCACGAAGTGATCTACGAAATGTCACGTAAGAAACTGGGCATGACGACGGTAGCCCAGAATGGGAAATTGTTGGGAGTAATCAGCGATGGGGACCTTCGCCGCCTGCTGGAGCGCCGCGGCAAAGATGCGATGGATCTGAAAGCCGGTGAGTGCATGACCGGGACGCCGGTGACCGTGAATCCTTCTACGTTCGCAATGACTGCGCTCAATTTAATGGAGCAGCGAAAAATCACATCGCTCGTGGTTGTTGAAGACGACTCGCAACTGCTGGGCGTTGTGCATCTGCATGATCTGTGGGGAACGGAATCGATCTAG
- a CDS encoding proline--tRNA ligase codes for MHRWSQLFIPTLREAPADAEVASHKFLVRAGYVRQLAAGIYSYLFMGQRSINKIIRIVREEMDKIGQEFLLPALNPRELWEASGRWSVMGDNMFRLKDRNGRDLCLGMTHEEVMTEIARKELRSYKQLPQIWYQIQTKFRDEPRPKSGLLRVRQFIMKDSYSFDIDPAGLDVSYRKHYDAYTASFTRCGLRFVVVEAHSGAMGGSQSHEFMVYTDAGEDMVASCPKCGYAANLEKATSRLQVVEDLKATGNGSPELVHTPGKKTIEDVAQYLGVSPKQKIKTLALIGTWDSKDGKHTDRPVAVFVRGDHMLNEAKLLATLGAREIRPMHAEEIEQAFKSPAGYLGPIGLNGLEVVVDTALEGRTNLIAGANREEYHLRNVTPGRDFAVKQYVDVRNVEPGEGCPNCGTPMVVAKAVEIGHIFKLGYKYSESMGARVLDQSGKEVAPIMGSYGIGIERILTSAIEQSNDNEGFWLPRSIAPFDVVVTSTNVADSTIRSTGEELAAKLSAAGFDVLLDDREDRAGVKFKDADLVGIPYRINVGKKVTEGRVELVQRSTRQITDATMAEITDKLSQIAQ; via the coding sequence ATGCATCGTTGGTCACAGCTATTCATCCCCACATTGCGCGAAGCTCCTGCCGACGCCGAAGTAGCCAGTCACAAGTTTCTGGTGCGCGCCGGATATGTCCGCCAGCTCGCCGCCGGCATTTACTCCTATCTCTTCATGGGCCAACGGTCCATCAATAAGATCATCAGGATCGTCCGAGAGGAGATGGACAAGATTGGGCAGGAGTTCCTGTTGCCCGCACTGAATCCGCGCGAGCTGTGGGAGGCCAGCGGTCGGTGGTCGGTGATGGGCGACAACATGTTTCGCCTGAAGGACCGCAACGGACGCGACCTCTGCCTCGGCATGACCCACGAAGAAGTCATGACGGAGATTGCGCGCAAGGAGCTGCGCAGCTACAAGCAGCTGCCCCAGATCTGGTATCAGATTCAGACCAAGTTCCGCGACGAGCCTCGTCCCAAATCGGGACTGCTGCGCGTTCGGCAGTTCATCATGAAGGACTCGTATTCGTTCGATATCGATCCGGCTGGCCTGGACGTCTCTTACCGCAAGCACTACGACGCCTACACGGCCTCGTTTACCCGCTGTGGATTGAGGTTCGTTGTCGTCGAAGCGCACTCCGGCGCGATGGGTGGATCGCAATCGCACGAGTTCATGGTCTACACGGATGCGGGCGAAGACATGGTCGCAAGCTGCCCGAAGTGCGGCTATGCTGCCAACCTGGAAAAGGCGACATCCCGCCTGCAGGTAGTAGAGGACCTGAAAGCCACTGGGAACGGCTCTCCCGAATTAGTACATACGCCCGGCAAGAAGACGATCGAAGATGTTGCGCAGTACCTTGGCGTCTCACCAAAACAGAAGATCAAAACGCTGGCCCTGATTGGAACCTGGGATAGCAAAGATGGGAAGCACACAGATCGCCCTGTCGCGGTTTTCGTACGCGGCGACCATATGTTGAACGAGGCCAAGCTGCTGGCCACACTGGGCGCCCGCGAAATTCGGCCCATGCACGCGGAGGAAATTGAGCAGGCCTTCAAATCTCCTGCCGGTTATCTCGGTCCAATCGGCCTGAACGGGCTCGAAGTCGTCGTCGATACAGCCCTTGAAGGCCGAACGAATCTTATCGCCGGCGCCAACAGAGAGGAGTACCACCTGCGCAACGTCACTCCTGGCCGCGATTTCGCAGTCAAGCAATATGTGGATGTGCGCAACGTGGAGCCGGGGGAAGGCTGCCCCAATTGCGGAACGCCGATGGTGGTTGCAAAAGCCGTCGAGATCGGACACATCTTCAAGTTGGGCTACAAGTACTCAGAGTCGATGGGCGCGCGCGTGCTCGATCAATCGGGCAAGGAAGTTGCTCCCATTATGGGAAGCTATGGTATTGGCATCGAGCGCATCCTTACGTCGGCAATCGAGCAAAGCAACGACAATGAGGGCTTCTGGCTTCCGCGCAGCATTGCGCCCTTCGACGTAGTGGTCACATCTACGAACGTCGCTGATAGCACTATTCGCAGCACCGGCGAGGAACTCGCCGCGAAGCTGAGCGCGGCGGGATTCGACGTGCTACTGGACGACCGCGAAGACCGCGCCGGCGTGAAGTTCAAAGACGCTGATCTAGTAGGAATCCCTTACAGAATCAATGTTGGCAAGAAGGTTACCGAAGGTAGGGTTGAGCTCGTACAACGCTCGACACGTCAAATTACCGATGCTACGATGGCCGAAATTACTGACAAATTAAGCCAAATTGCGCAGTAA
- a CDS encoding PBP1A family penicillin-binding protein produces MAIKIKIPRGQGIHKRLSHPAVKASVAGFIIVCMVLFGVFAYYYVKYQKIVDKRLNGPIFANSAKIYAAPETVRVGEDFTADRIADQLRRAGYTEASDRNPSRVGTYKEGASYIEVQPGPESYHTPESATLHFTSGKIDRITQKGGTDLEAYELEPELVTGLFDRENRSKRRLITYDDMPQVLVNAILSIEDRRFFQHSGVNYYRLVEAVLIDLRGGHKQGGSTLTMQLARGFFLTPQQTIKRKMEEMLIAIELEQRLSKKQILELYVNQVDMGQRGSFTIKGFGEASQAYFGKDIGDLNLPEAALLAGIVNGPTYFSPYRHPDRAMERRNLVLQAMVENNVISQAQADQAKATPLKLAPPNVEASDAPYFVDMVRESLLSQYRDSDLNDNGYRIYTSLDLDLQKAAASAIDVGMKQVDDLVRKQRTKKVREGKGKNAKYVTTVKPGPEAQVALVCIDPHTGAVLALSGGRNYGFSQLNHATASRPTGSIFKPFVFATALNSGVTGTQPVFTPASIIDDAPTVFQYEDKVYTPKNFMDEYFGPVSASFALAHSLNNATIKVAEAVGYDKVVALARAAGIKSVRATPAMAIGSYDATPMEMAGAYTVFANGGTRISPIFVTSIRDAKGDVIQDFTTDTRQVLDPRVAYVVTKMMEGVINYGTAAGVRSREGFTAPAAGKTGTSHDAWFAGYTTNLLTIVWVGFDDYSDMCPRGQLCLEGSKTAAPIWAEFMKRAIALPQYKDGAKDFTPPPGVVEVSLDKVTNYLATPVCPNDYPAAFIAGTQPSQTCEMTAGDQRNFFQKLFGVGPKPPTPPPVSNPGQQGQTTQTGQTVVQPGQPAQPAQAASADDDKKKKGFFGKLFGAIKGDNKDQHSPQSSQPQPAPR; encoded by the coding sequence TTGGCAATTAAAATTAAAATTCCACGCGGCCAGGGGATTCACAAGCGACTCTCCCATCCTGCCGTCAAGGCCTCTGTTGCCGGATTCATCATCGTATGCATGGTCCTGTTCGGGGTCTTTGCGTACTACTACGTCAAGTATCAGAAGATCGTCGACAAGCGCCTGAATGGGCCAATTTTCGCCAACTCGGCCAAAATTTACGCGGCGCCTGAAACCGTCAGGGTCGGAGAGGATTTCACTGCCGACCGCATCGCCGATCAACTCCGCCGCGCCGGCTACACGGAAGCGAGCGACCGCAACCCCTCGCGCGTAGGAACGTACAAAGAAGGGGCCTCTTACATTGAGGTGCAGCCCGGGCCGGAGTCGTATCACACGCCTGAATCCGCAACCCTCCACTTCACCAGCGGCAAGATCGACCGCATCACCCAAAAAGGCGGCACCGATCTCGAAGCATACGAGCTAGAGCCTGAACTGGTAACCGGACTTTTTGATCGCGAGAACCGCTCCAAGCGCCGGCTGATCACCTATGACGATATGCCGCAGGTACTGGTCAATGCGATTCTCTCCATCGAAGATCGTCGCTTCTTCCAGCACAGCGGCGTGAACTACTACCGTCTGGTCGAAGCTGTTCTGATCGACCTGCGCGGCGGACACAAGCAGGGCGGCTCGACGCTCACCATGCAGCTCGCGCGTGGATTCTTCCTTACTCCGCAGCAGACGATCAAGCGCAAGATGGAAGAGATGCTGATTGCCATCGAACTGGAGCAGCGTCTCTCGAAGAAGCAGATTCTTGAACTCTATGTAAACCAGGTCGACATGGGCCAGCGCGGCTCCTTCACCATCAAAGGGTTCGGCGAGGCGTCACAGGCCTATTTTGGGAAGGACATAGGCGACCTCAATCTTCCCGAAGCGGCACTGCTGGCCGGCATCGTGAACGGCCCAACGTATTTCTCGCCCTACCGCCATCCTGATCGCGCGATGGAGCGCCGGAATCTCGTGCTGCAGGCCATGGTGGAAAACAATGTGATCTCGCAGGCGCAGGCCGACCAGGCCAAAGCGACTCCATTGAAGCTGGCGCCGCCGAATGTGGAGGCCAGTGACGCTCCGTACTTTGTCGATATGGTCCGCGAATCGCTGCTCTCGCAATATCGCGACAGCGATCTGAACGACAACGGCTATCGCATCTACACCAGCCTCGATCTTGATCTGCAGAAAGCGGCTGCGAGTGCCATCGATGTCGGCATGAAGCAGGTGGACGATCTCGTGCGCAAGCAGCGCACGAAGAAAGTGCGCGAGGGAAAAGGCAAGAACGCGAAGTACGTTACGACGGTGAAGCCCGGTCCTGAGGCTCAGGTGGCGCTGGTCTGCATCGATCCGCACACCGGCGCAGTTCTCGCTCTTTCCGGCGGACGCAACTACGGCTTCAGCCAGTTGAATCACGCAACCGCCAGCCGTCCAACCGGATCCATCTTCAAGCCGTTCGTCTTTGCTACTGCACTGAATAGCGGCGTCACGGGAACGCAGCCGGTGTTCACACCTGCCAGCATCATCGACGACGCTCCGACGGTCTTCCAGTATGAAGACAAGGTCTACACGCCGAAGAATTTCATGGACGAGTATTTTGGCCCGGTCAGTGCCAGCTTCGCCCTCGCACATTCGCTGAACAACGCAACCATTAAAGTCGCCGAAGCAGTGGGATATGACAAGGTCGTAGCCCTCGCTCGCGCCGCCGGAATCAAGTCGGTTCGTGCCACTCCCGCCATGGCCATTGGGTCCTACGATGCCACGCCCATGGAGATGGCAGGTGCTTATACGGTCTTCGCCAACGGCGGAACACGCATCTCGCCGATTTTCGTTACCTCCATTCGGGATGCTAAGGGCGACGTGATCCAGGACTTCACGACCGACACCCGTCAGGTTCTCGATCCTCGCGTTGCGTATGTGGTCACGAAGATGATGGAAGGCGTCATTAACTACGGCACGGCAGCCGGAGTACGCAGCCGCGAAGGTTTTACTGCACCCGCAGCGGGCAAGACCGGCACTTCGCACGACGCTTGGTTTGCGGGATACACCACCAACCTGCTCACCATCGTGTGGGTTGGGTTTGATGACTACAGCGATATGTGCCCGAGAGGCCAATTGTGCCTTGAAGGATCGAAGACCGCGGCCCCGATCTGGGCAGAGTTCATGAAGCGGGCCATTGCCCTTCCTCAGTACAAAGACGGGGCAAAAGACTTTACGCCGCCGCCGGGAGTCGTCGAAGTAAGCCTCGACAAAGTGACGAATTACTTGGCGACACCCGTTTGTCCCAACGATTACCCTGCCGCGTTTATTGCCGGCACTCAGCCCAGCCAGACCTGCGAGATGACTGCAGGCGACCAGCGCAACTTCTTCCAAAAGCTCTTCGGAGTTGGTCCAAAGCCGCCGACACCACCTCCGGTGTCTAATCCCGGACAGCAGGGCCAGACTACCCAGACTGGTCAAACGGTAGTCCAGCCCGGCCAGCCGGCGCAGCCTGCCCAAGCCGCCAGTGCCGACGACGATAAGAAGAAAAAGGGCTTTTTTGGCAAGCTTTTTGGGGCCATTAAGGGAGATAATAAGGACCAACATTCGCCGCAGAGTTCTCAACCACAGCCTGCGCCGAGGTAG